Proteins found in one Subtercola endophyticus genomic segment:
- a CDS encoding alcohol dehydrogenase catalytic domain-containing protein: MRATYLYGVGDVRVESVPDPIIQQPTDAIVRVTLACICGSDLHPFHTAQDLRYPKPMGHEYIGVVEEVGGSVSTVKAGDFVIAPFTYQDNTCVFCREGVQTSCPHGGYYGARGVGGGQAEAIRVPQADGSLVKVPAAVDEALYPSLLTLSDVYLTGYHAARQGRVEPGKTVTVIGDGAVGLSAVLASKRLGAERIILMGRHTARTDLGVEFGATDVVSERGEEGVAAVRELTGGEGSHIVLEAVGLMPAYEQAYGIVRPGGVISRVGVPQYNRAPVGWNALFGANITLTGGPAPVRAYIEAALPDVLEGRIEPGRVFDRTVSIDEVLAGYRAMDDRSALKVLVQP; encoded by the coding sequence ATGAGAGCGACTTATCTGTACGGTGTCGGCGATGTTCGTGTCGAGAGCGTGCCCGACCCGATCATCCAGCAGCCCACCGATGCGATTGTGCGCGTGACGCTCGCCTGCATCTGCGGGTCAGATCTGCATCCGTTCCACACCGCGCAAGATCTGCGGTACCCGAAGCCGATGGGCCACGAGTACATCGGAGTGGTCGAAGAGGTCGGCGGCTCGGTGTCGACCGTGAAGGCGGGCGACTTCGTCATCGCTCCGTTCACGTATCAAGACAACACCTGCGTCTTCTGCCGGGAAGGCGTGCAGACCTCGTGCCCGCACGGTGGGTACTACGGCGCCCGCGGTGTCGGCGGCGGTCAGGCCGAGGCTATTCGGGTACCGCAGGCCGACGGTTCGCTGGTGAAAGTCCCGGCTGCCGTCGATGAGGCGCTCTACCCCTCGCTGCTCACTCTCTCTGACGTGTACCTCACCGGGTACCATGCCGCTCGCCAGGGGCGGGTCGAGCCGGGCAAGACGGTCACGGTGATCGGAGATGGCGCCGTGGGGCTCTCGGCGGTGCTCGCCTCGAAGCGGCTGGGCGCCGAACGTATCATTCTGATGGGCCGGCACACCGCCCGCACTGATCTCGGTGTCGAGTTCGGTGCCACCGATGTTGTCTCCGAGCGCGGTGAAGAGGGTGTTGCCGCCGTGCGGGAGCTCACCGGGGGCGAGGGCAGCCACATCGTGCTCGAGGCGGTCGGCCTCATGCCGGCGTACGAGCAGGCCTACGGCATCGTGCGCCCGGGCGGCGTGATCTCGCGCGTCGGTGTTCCGCAGTACAACCGCGCTCCCGTGGGCTGGAACGCCCTGTTCGGCGCGAACATCACCCTCACCGGGGGCCCCGCGCCCGTTCGTGCGTACATCGAGGCCGCGCTGCCCGACGTGCTCGAGGGGCGCATCGAGCCGGGCCGCGTTTTCGACCGCACGGTTTCGATCGACGAGGTTTTGGCGGGTTATCGGGCGATGGATGACCGCTCGGCACTCAAGGTGCTGGTGCAGCCGTGA
- the fgd gene encoding glucose-6-phosphate dehydrogenase (coenzyme-F420): MVKLGLKASAEQFGPRELVEIGVQAEKHGFDSVTVSDHFQPWRHEGGHAPFSLAWLAAVGERTTSIQLGTSVLTPTFRYNPAVIAQAFATLACLYPDRVMLGIGTGEALNEIATGFVGEWPDFKQRFARLREAVDLMRALWTGERVDYEGEYFHTVGASIYDVPEGGVPIYIAAGGPVVARYAGRAGDGFICTSGKGMELYTEKLLPAVAEGLAQAERTDSDIDRMIEIKLSYDTDPDAALQNTRFWAPLSLSPEQKHDIEDPIEMEKAADALPIEQVAKRWIVVSNPDDALAQIKPYVDAGFNHLVFHGPGADQERFATQFERDLAPLLRAL; this comes from the coding sequence ATCGTGAAACTCGGTCTCAAGGCATCTGCCGAACAGTTCGGCCCGCGAGAACTTGTCGAAATCGGGGTGCAGGCCGAGAAACACGGCTTCGACAGTGTAACCGTGAGCGACCACTTTCAGCCCTGGCGGCACGAGGGTGGGCATGCCCCGTTCTCGCTCGCCTGGCTCGCGGCCGTGGGCGAGCGCACCACGAGCATCCAGCTCGGTACATCGGTCTTGACACCGACGTTCCGCTACAACCCCGCGGTCATCGCGCAGGCCTTTGCCACTCTCGCCTGCCTGTACCCCGACCGCGTGATGCTCGGCATCGGCACGGGCGAGGCGCTCAACGAGATCGCCACCGGCTTCGTGGGCGAATGGCCCGACTTCAAGCAGCGCTTCGCGCGCCTGCGTGAGGCGGTCGACCTCATGCGCGCACTCTGGACCGGCGAGCGTGTCGACTACGAGGGCGAATACTTCCACACGGTGGGCGCGAGCATCTACGACGTGCCAGAGGGCGGCGTGCCGATCTACATCGCGGCCGGCGGCCCGGTCGTGGCGCGGTACGCCGGGCGCGCGGGCGACGGCTTCATCTGCACCTCGGGTAAAGGCATGGAGCTCTACACCGAGAAGCTTCTCCCCGCGGTCGCCGAGGGGCTGGCCCAGGCCGAGCGAACCGACTCCGACATTGACCGGATGATCGAGATCAAGCTCTCGTACGACACCGACCCCGACGCCGCCCTGCAGAACACCCGGTTCTGGGCCCCGCTGTCACTCTCGCCCGAGCAGAAGCACGACATCGAAGACCCCATCGAGATGGAGAAGGCGGCCGACGCGCTGCCCATCGAGCAGGTTGCGAAGCGCTGGATCGTCGTATCGAACCCCGATGACGCCCTCGCCCAGATCAAGCCTTACGTCGACGCAGGTTTCAACCACCTCGTCTTCCACGGACCCGGTGCCGACCAAGAACGCTTCGCGACCCAGTTCGAGCGCGACCTCGCCCCCCTGCTGCGCGCCCTCTGA
- a CDS encoding zinc-binding dehydrogenase gives MLKRTMRAARLLPGATRLTIGDVAVPVVRPGWVLLEVRAAGLCHTDIHVMHGVEFSTKRGADYAIKRPLILGHEVAGIVVEVGSGDDAALLGTRMAAGGWAGPSTTPGMHFDGGFASYCLIPRGKLVPIPDAVDFDAAAVATDSIKTAYTAVRRTAGVRSGENVGIIGLGGLGMSALRTAVLLGARAYGVDISAARRDAARAAGATDCFESVDELTDAGGVGVDAIVDFVGGETTAAAVEAVNENGRVVLVGLGDTSLTIDPRALVLGRKSLIGSLGSQNTADFVAVLDELGRANLTPEIEVIPFDDLNAGYDRLSRGEVSGRLVVHPPQPA, from the coding sequence ATGCTGAAGCGGACGATGCGGGCCGCGCGCCTGCTGCCCGGCGCAACGAGGCTGACCATCGGCGACGTTGCGGTGCCGGTGGTGCGGCCGGGCTGGGTTCTGCTCGAGGTGCGGGCGGCCGGGCTGTGCCATACCGACATCCATGTCATGCACGGTGTCGAGTTCAGCACGAAGCGCGGAGCCGACTACGCGATCAAGCGCCCGCTGATTCTCGGGCACGAGGTGGCCGGCATCGTTGTCGAGGTCGGATCCGGCGACGACGCCGCACTCCTCGGCACACGGATGGCCGCGGGCGGCTGGGCCGGGCCGAGCACCACCCCGGGCATGCACTTCGACGGCGGTTTCGCGTCGTACTGCCTCATTCCGCGGGGCAAACTGGTGCCCATTCCCGACGCCGTCGACTTCGATGCCGCGGCCGTCGCCACCGACTCCATCAAGACCGCATACACCGCCGTGCGCCGAACCGCCGGGGTGCGGTCGGGCGAGAACGTCGGCATCATCGGGCTCGGCGGCCTCGGCATGAGCGCGCTGAGAACGGCGGTTCTGCTCGGCGCCAGGGCGTACGGAGTCGACATCAGCGCAGCCCGCCGCGACGCCGCTCGAGCAGCGGGGGCCACCGACTGCTTCGAGAGTGTCGACGAACTCACCGACGCGGGAGGAGTCGGTGTCGACGCCATCGTCGACTTCGTCGGCGGCGAGACCACTGCCGCCGCGGTCGAAGCGGTGAACGAGAACGGACGCGTGGTGCTCGTCGGCCTGGGCGACACCAGCCTCACGATCGACCCGCGTGCCCTCGTGCTCGGCCGCAAGTCGCTGATCGGCTCACTCGGGTCGCAGAACACGGCGGATTTTGTGGCCGTACTCGATGAACTCGGCCGCGCGAACCTGACCCCCGAGATCGAGGTCATACCGTTCGACGACCTCAACGCCGGCTACGACAGGCTGAGCAGGGGCGAGGTCAGTGGCCGGCTTGTCGTGCATCCGCCGCAGCCTGCCTGA